A genomic window from Candidatus Kouleothrix ribensis includes:
- a CDS encoding GNAT family N-acetyltransferase — MITIEAAQPSDLPELQALLVRSDLPPDGLSEHIGAALVARDDARIVGSAALELYGQAALLRSLAVEPALRRQRLGQQLVRAALSLARQRGVAEIYLLTTSAAEFFPRFGFAPIERAGVAPAVRQSIEFVSACPASAQVLWLAVGPAGPTGTRPATPGDAPAIAAIYNQGIADRVATFETRPRTPDDIRAWFDGRHPIVLAERGGAVIAFAATSSYRARECYAGIAEFSVYVARAARGSGAGRAAMAALIDAAAAAGFWKLLSRVFVENSPSRALLRSLGFREVGVYEQHGQLDGAWRDVVIVERLLTPKG; from the coding sequence ATGATCACAATCGAAGCGGCCCAGCCGAGCGACTTGCCCGAGCTGCAGGCGCTGCTTGTGCGCAGCGATCTACCGCCCGACGGCCTGAGCGAGCACATCGGCGCCGCGCTGGTCGCGCGCGACGACGCGCGGATCGTTGGTAGCGCCGCGCTCGAGCTGTATGGCCAGGCGGCCCTGCTGCGCTCGCTGGCGGTCGAGCCGGCGCTGCGCAGGCAGCGGCTTGGGCAGCAGCTGGTGCGCGCGGCGCTGAGCCTGGCCCGCCAGCGCGGTGTCGCCGAGATCTACCTGCTCACCACCAGCGCGGCCGAGTTCTTCCCACGTTTCGGGTTTGCGCCGATCGAGCGCGCGGGTGTCGCGCCGGCCGTGCGCCAGTCGATCGAGTTTGTGTCGGCCTGCCCGGCCAGTGCGCAGGTGCTATGGCTCGCGGTTGGGCCGGCCGGCCCAACCGGCACCCGGCCGGCCACGCCAGGCGACGCCCCGGCTATCGCCGCGATCTACAACCAGGGCATCGCCGACCGGGTCGCCACCTTCGAGACGCGCCCGCGCACACCCGACGATATTCGCGCCTGGTTCGACGGCCGCCACCCGATCGTGCTGGCCGAGCGTGGCGGCGCCGTGATCGCGTTTGCAGCGACCTCGAGCTACCGCGCGCGCGAGTGCTACGCCGGCATCGCCGAGTTCTCGGTGTATGTGGCACGCGCCGCGCGCGGCAGTGGCGCCGGGCGTGCGGCCATGGCCGCGCTAATCGACGCAGCCGCCGCCGCCGGCTTCTGGAAGCTGCTCTCGCGCGTGTTCGTCGAGAATAGCCCCAGCCGCGCGCTGCTGCGCTCGCTGGGCTTCCGCGAGGTTGGCGTGTACGAGCAGCATGGTCAGCTCGACGGCGCCTGGCGCGATGTGGTAATCGTCGAGCGACTGCTCACACCCAAGGGCTAA
- a CDS encoding branched-chain amino acid ABC transporter substrate-binding protein, translating into MKRRVSLFLLIAITAGLLAACGAATPAATPTTAPAAGGGTAATAAPVAPAGGEGGTIKIVSSLPRTGSSKGQSDTVVNAINQRLKQDNSQACNGQFKIAYEDMDDATAAAGKWDPTQEANNANKAAADADVMVYIGTFNSGAAKVSIPILNQAGLVMISPANTYPGLTKPGKGEAGEPEKYYPNGKRNYTRVVPADDLQGAAAANWAKDLGVKSVYILHDTETYGKGIADVFRAKGKENGFEEKGYEGIDKKAQDYKALGTKIKSANPDLVYFGGITQNNAGLLLKDLRAAGFTGKFMGPDGIYEDAFLEAAGEAGEGAYVTFGGVPADKLTGKGKEWYDAYKAAFNSEPEVYAVYGYEATNIALNAINQVCKKDRAAILAAVFATKDFDGVTGKFSIDANGDTSLTTMSGVQVKGGKWDTANTTVLK; encoded by the coding sequence ATGAAACGGCGAGTTAGCTTGTTCCTGCTGATTGCGATTACGGCCGGCCTGCTGGCTGCGTGTGGCGCTGCCACACCGGCGGCCACGCCGACGACGGCCCCGGCTGCGGGTGGCGGTACGGCGGCCACGGCGGCCCCGGTTGCGCCTGCGGGCGGCGAGGGCGGCACCATTAAGATTGTCTCGTCGCTGCCGCGCACCGGCTCATCGAAGGGCCAGTCGGACACGGTGGTAAATGCGATCAACCAGCGCCTGAAGCAAGACAACAGCCAGGCATGCAACGGTCAGTTCAAGATCGCCTACGAGGACATGGACGACGCGACCGCTGCGGCCGGCAAGTGGGACCCGACTCAGGAAGCCAACAACGCCAACAAGGCTGCTGCCGATGCCGACGTGATGGTGTACATCGGTACCTTCAACTCGGGTGCGGCCAAGGTTTCGATCCCGATCCTCAACCAGGCCGGCCTGGTGATGATCAGCCCGGCCAACACCTACCCAGGCCTGACCAAGCCGGGTAAGGGCGAGGCCGGCGAGCCCGAGAAGTACTACCCGAACGGCAAGCGTAACTACACCCGTGTGGTGCCGGCCGACGACCTGCAGGGTGCTGCGGCCGCCAACTGGGCCAAGGACCTGGGTGTGAAGAGCGTCTATATTCTGCACGACACCGAGACCTACGGCAAGGGCATCGCCGACGTGTTCCGCGCCAAGGGCAAAGAGAACGGCTTCGAAGAGAAGGGCTACGAGGGCATCGACAAGAAAGCCCAGGACTACAAGGCGCTTGGCACCAAGATCAAGAGCGCCAACCCCGACCTGGTCTACTTCGGCGGTATTACCCAGAACAACGCCGGCCTGCTGCTGAAAGACCTGCGCGCGGCGGGCTTCACCGGCAAGTTCATGGGCCCCGACGGTATCTACGAGGACGCGTTCCTTGAGGCGGCTGGCGAGGCTGGCGAGGGCGCCTACGTGACCTTCGGCGGCGTTCCGGCCGACAAGCTCACCGGCAAGGGCAAAGAGTGGTACGACGCGTACAAGGCCGCCTTCAACAGCGAGCCAGAGGTGTACGCAGTCTACGGCTACGAGGCCACCAACATCGCGCTGAACGCGATCAACCAGGTCTGCAAGAAGGACCGCGCGGCCATCCTCGCTGCGGTGTTTGCGACCAAGGATTTCGACGGCGTGACCGGCAAGTTCAGCATCGACGCGAACGGCGACACCTCGCTGACCACCATGAGTGGCGTGCAGGTGAAGGGCGGCAAGTGGGACACCGCCAACACGACCGTGCTGAAGTAG
- a CDS encoding arsenate reductase ArsC — protein MTERVLILCTANSARSQMAEGLLRALAGERYEVFSAGTRATLVNPFAIEAMRRRGIDIRGQWSKALDGYLAAPFDYVITVCDNAAETCPMFPGPARRIHWSFPDPAAVPGTDAERLAAFETVRDAIEAQLRAWLAGDA, from the coding sequence ATGACAGAACGCGTGCTGATCTTGTGTACGGCCAACTCGGCCCGCTCGCAGATGGCCGAGGGGCTGCTGCGCGCGCTGGCCGGCGAACGCTACGAGGTGTTTAGCGCCGGCACACGCGCCACCCTGGTCAACCCATTCGCGATCGAGGCCATGCGCCGGCGTGGCATCGACATTCGCGGCCAGTGGTCGAAGGCGCTCGATGGATACCTGGCCGCGCCGTTCGACTATGTGATCACGGTGTGCGATAACGCCGCCGAGACATGCCCGATGTTCCCTGGGCCGGCCCGCCGCATCCACTGGAGCTTCCCCGACCCGGCCGCCGTGCCGGGCACAGACGCCGAGCGGCTGGCGGCCTTCGAGACCGTGCGCGACGCGATTGAGGCGCAGCTGCGCGCGTGGCTGGCGGGGGACGCGTAA
- a CDS encoding class I SAM-dependent methyltransferase produces the protein MHHSSHPQRPATSGSVIHWAAAYELLFERISRASDARIIALAGIRPGDTVLDVGCGPGSLTRAAGRAAEPGGAAHGIDPAPEMIARAQRNAQRSSTTHFQVGVIERLPFPDHTFDIVLSRLMFHHLPGDLKRQGLGEIRRVLKPGGMCITVDIALRPGGLISQALAHTVAAGMARVNVAEYAPIYVAAGFDDIHTGPTGARLLAYVSGRAPAAQR, from the coding sequence ATGCACCACTCGAGCCACCCGCAGCGGCCTGCTACCAGCGGTAGCGTGATCCATTGGGCGGCTGCCTACGAGCTATTGTTCGAGCGGATCTCGCGCGCCAGCGACGCGCGGATCATCGCTCTAGCCGGCATTCGGCCAGGCGACACTGTGCTGGATGTGGGATGCGGGCCAGGCAGCCTCACGCGCGCGGCCGGGCGCGCAGCCGAGCCGGGCGGTGCCGCGCACGGTATCGACCCGGCGCCCGAGATGATCGCGCGCGCGCAACGTAACGCGCAGCGCAGCAGCACCACGCATTTTCAGGTCGGCGTGATCGAGCGGCTGCCATTCCCAGATCACACCTTCGACATCGTGCTCAGCCGGCTGATGTTTCACCACCTACCAGGCGATCTGAAGCGCCAGGGGTTAGGCGAGATCCGGCGCGTGCTGAAGCCCGGCGGCATGTGCATCACGGTCGATATCGCGCTGCGGCCGGGCGGGCTGATCAGCCAGGCGCTGGCGCACACCGTTGCGGCTGGCATGGCCCGTGTGAATGTGGCCGAGTACGCGCCGATATATGTCGCGGCCGGCTTCGACGATATTCACACCGGCCCAACCGGCGCGCGGCTGCTGGCGTATGTAAGCGGCCGCGCACCGGCCGCACAACGCTGA
- a CDS encoding branched-chain amino acid ABC transporter permease, producing the protein MRNAPRLAPLISAIGISFVLQNVGLLWGKLPWRRGDTGALYGLVVFVLVFAVGLWAIMQLNRRVRPERAIARAALWIGPLLLLVALSVTALNATRDAVLGPAGSPARVELEDRTKHPRIMGSTDVAPKDVPAGLVSTQNIFGENAPISLSWLDIAVVLVSVSLMVALYLFVQRTSAGKAMRATAQDRDAARLMGIDVDRTISLAFLLGGALAGAAGLIAAIYTTQVVFDLGFKAGLLSFTSAVLGGIGNVVGAMLGGFLIGLIQTLSDQYLATQWTNAVIFGILVAILVFRPTGLLGEDVGQKA; encoded by the coding sequence CTGCGGAATGCCCCGCGCCTGGCACCGCTGATCTCGGCGATCGGTATCTCGTTTGTGTTGCAGAATGTGGGCCTGCTGTGGGGTAAGCTGCCATGGCGCCGCGGCGACACCGGCGCGCTGTATGGCCTGGTGGTGTTTGTGCTGGTGTTCGCTGTCGGCCTGTGGGCGATCATGCAGCTGAACCGGCGCGTGCGCCCCGAACGTGCCATCGCGCGCGCGGCGCTGTGGATCGGGCCGCTGCTGCTGCTGGTGGCGCTCTCGGTGACGGCGCTGAACGCTACGCGCGACGCCGTGCTTGGCCCGGCGGGTAGCCCCGCGCGGGTCGAGCTCGAGGATCGCACCAAGCACCCGCGGATCATGGGCTCGACCGATGTGGCGCCCAAAGATGTGCCGGCCGGGCTGGTATCGACCCAGAATATCTTCGGTGAGAATGCACCGATCAGCCTGAGCTGGCTCGATATCGCCGTGGTGCTCGTGAGCGTCTCGCTGATGGTCGCGCTCTACCTGTTTGTGCAGCGCACCAGCGCCGGCAAGGCCATGCGCGCCACCGCGCAAGATCGCGACGCGGCCCGCCTGATGGGCATCGATGTCGATCGCACGATCTCGCTGGCCTTCTTGCTGGGCGGCGCGCTGGCCGGTGCGGCCGGGCTGATCGCGGCGATCTATACCACCCAGGTGGTGTTCGACCTGGGCTTTAAGGCCGGTTTGCTCTCGTTCACCTCGGCGGTGCTCGGCGGCATCGGTAATGTGGTTGGCGCGATGCTTGGCGGCTTCCTGATTGGCCTGATCCAGACGCTTTCGGACCAGTACCTGGCGACGCAATGGACCAACGCCGTGATCTTCGGTATTCTAGTAGCCATCCTGGTCTTTCGCCCCACCGGCCTGCTCGGTGAGGATGTTGGACAGAAAGCATAG
- a CDS encoding branched-chain amino acid ABC transporter permease, whose product MGKLRLGFWAGIAGIATILIVGGKTVWMAALIVGLVIGLLSASNTTLKTPQQGLRHGALNGALSGVLLLIGQLLRSLWLDPLAGQPQLDLGMGVAGSAVVAGLIGLVIAAATAALLSASQHLPGTRRTLAVGAIVGAFLLFLPQVDRGLGLAWLGDIIPIMIFIILALGLNIVVGYAGLLDLGYAAFFAIGAYTAGMLSSTHLSGQFGSSFQLSFWLVIWIAAGVAALFGIILGAPTLPLRGDYLAIVTLGFGEIVPILFTNLDAVDWIKTSSGEALNLTGGDPGISAIAPPFLPIVEKLDGSLSMFLELLGFVLVALAAIYLVRRVLDDQHATGKSTTLTTVMGALLTVFLLYAFFYGTQIGGTALAIPGLKAAGQFLPTERTPWYYLIIVIFGFSIFFITRLRQSRLGRAWMAMREDELAAASMGIDLVRTKLLAFALGAMFSGFGGAFYGAYLGSITPSSFQFDKSVLILCMVILGGLGNIPGVILGGLIIVSADVFFLNRLTDLLKQVAANSNNTALADFKASDYRLMLFGIVLVIMMLVRPEGLVPSARRKAELHPDDDVAKQEHTSAFDVEHKAQLSTE is encoded by the coding sequence ATGGGCAAGCTACGACTTGGCTTCTGGGCCGGTATCGCCGGCATTGCCACAATCCTGATTGTCGGCGGGAAGACGGTCTGGATGGCTGCGCTGATCGTCGGCCTGGTGATCGGGCTGCTCTCGGCCAGTAACACCACCCTCAAGACCCCGCAGCAGGGCCTGCGCCACGGCGCCCTGAATGGCGCGCTGTCCGGCGTGCTGCTGCTGATTGGCCAGCTGCTGCGCAGCCTGTGGCTCGACCCGCTGGCCGGCCAGCCGCAGCTCGACCTGGGCATGGGCGTGGCTGGCTCGGCGGTCGTCGCCGGGCTGATCGGCCTGGTGATCGCGGCGGCCACGGCGGCGCTGCTGAGCGCCAGCCAGCACCTGCCCGGCACACGGCGCACGCTGGCGGTTGGCGCGATCGTTGGCGCGTTCCTGCTGTTCCTGCCGCAGGTCGATCGCGGGCTCGGGCTGGCCTGGCTCGGCGATATCATCCCGATCATGATCTTCATCATCCTGGCGCTGGGCCTGAACATCGTGGTTGGCTATGCCGGCCTGCTCGACCTGGGCTACGCCGCGTTTTTCGCGATTGGCGCCTACACCGCCGGCATGCTCTCGTCGACACACCTGTCGGGCCAGTTTGGCTCGAGCTTCCAGCTGTCGTTCTGGCTGGTGATCTGGATCGCCGCAGGCGTGGCCGCACTGTTTGGGATCATTCTTGGCGCGCCGACGCTGCCCCTGCGCGGCGACTACCTGGCGATCGTCACGCTGGGCTTTGGCGAGATCGTGCCGATCTTGTTCACCAATCTCGACGCGGTTGATTGGATCAAGACATCGAGCGGAGAGGCGCTGAACCTGACCGGCGGCGACCCCGGCATCAGCGCGATTGCGCCGCCGTTCCTGCCGATCGTCGAAAAGCTCGACGGCTCGCTATCGATGTTCCTCGAGCTGCTGGGCTTCGTGCTGGTGGCGCTCGCAGCGATCTACCTGGTGCGCCGCGTGCTCGACGACCAGCACGCCACCGGGAAGAGCACCACGCTGACGACGGTGATGGGCGCGCTGCTGACGGTATTCCTGCTGTATGCCTTCTTCTATGGCACGCAGATCGGCGGCACAGCGCTGGCTATTCCTGGCCTGAAGGCGGCCGGCCAGTTCCTGCCAACCGAGCGCACGCCCTGGTACTACCTGATCATCGTGATCTTCGGCTTCTCGATCTTCTTCATCACCCGGCTGCGCCAGTCGCGGCTCGGCCGCGCCTGGATGGCCATGCGCGAAGACGAGCTGGCCGCCGCGTCGATGGGCATCGACCTGGTGCGCACCAAGCTGCTGGCCTTCGCGCTGGGCGCAATGTTCTCGGGCTTCGGCGGCGCGTTCTATGGCGCCTACCTCGGCTCGATCACCCCCTCGAGCTTCCAGTTCGATAAGTCGGTGCTGATCTTGTGTATGGTGATCCTGGGCGGCCTCGGCAATATCCCCGGCGTGATCCTGGGTGGCCTGATCATTGTGTCGGCCGATGTGTTCTTCCTGAATCGCCTGACCGACCTGCTCAAGCAGGTCGCCGCGAACTCGAATAACACGGCGCTGGCCGATTTCAAAGCCTCGGACTACCGCCTGATGCTGTTCGGGATCGTGCTGGTGATTATGATGCTGGTGCGGCCCGAGGGCCTGGTGCCGAGCGCACGCCGCAAGGCCGAGCTACACCCCGACGACGATGTTGCCAAGCAGGAGCATACTAGCGCATTCGATGTTGAGCATAAGGCTCAGCTGAGCACGGAGTAA
- the arsM gene encoding arsenite methyltransferase: MTNTTITPDEIKAGVREHYGKAIQSSCCGPSSSNAGCGDSAAGACCADTTSTELRLYGADALASLPGDVVTTSFGCGNPIAIASLQPGEIVLDLGSGGGLDVLLASKRVGPAGFVYGLDMTDEMLAVARRNAEKAGVSNVEFIKGDIEHIPLPDQSITVIISNCVVNLSPDKGQVLHEAFRVLQPGGRVAISDIVVDGSLEGLPVSEAQIRSALSWAGCIAGALTIDQYRQLLGAAGFEQVEVDIRHRYTVEDLLSDAPEVLANLDRGLVETLVGRFTSSSISARRPAY; encoded by the coding sequence ATGACCAACACCACGATCACACCCGACGAGATCAAGGCCGGCGTGCGCGAGCACTATGGCAAGGCCATCCAGAGCAGCTGCTGCGGCCCGAGCAGCTCGAACGCGGGCTGCGGCGACTCGGCCGCAGGCGCGTGCTGCGCCGATACGACCAGCACCGAGCTACGGCTGTATGGTGCCGACGCGCTCGCCAGCCTGCCTGGCGATGTCGTCACCACCTCATTCGGCTGCGGCAACCCGATCGCAATCGCCAGCCTGCAGCCCGGCGAGATCGTGCTCGACCTGGGCTCGGGCGGCGGGCTGGATGTGCTACTGGCATCCAAGCGCGTCGGCCCGGCCGGCTTTGTGTATGGGCTCGACATGACCGACGAGATGCTCGCGGTTGCCAGGCGCAACGCCGAGAAAGCCGGCGTATCGAATGTCGAGTTCATCAAGGGCGACATCGAGCACATCCCGCTGCCCGACCAGAGCATCACCGTGATCATCTCGAACTGCGTGGTGAATCTTTCGCCCGACAAGGGGCAGGTACTGCACGAGGCGTTTCGCGTGCTGCAGCCGGGCGGGCGGGTCGCGATCTCTGATATTGTCGTGGATGGCAGCCTGGAGGGGTTGCCGGTGAGCGAGGCGCAGATCCGCTCGGCGCTCAGCTGGGCCGGCTGCATCGCCGGCGCGCTCACGATCGACCAGTACCGCCAGCTGCTCGGCGCGGCCGGATTCGAGCAGGTAGAGGTCGATATTCGCCATCGCTACACAGTCGAGGATCTGCTGAGCGATGCGCCCGAGGTGCTGGCTAACCTCGATCGTGGGCTGGTTGAAACCCTGGTTGGGCGCTTCACCAGCAGCAGTATCAGCGCGCGCCGGCCGGCATACTAA
- the trpD gene encoding anthranilate phosphoribosyltransferase, with amino-acid sequence MPIRDAIIQVVRGGDLSQAEAAAAMEEIMTGVATPAQIAALLTALHLKGETEAEIAGMAQVMREKATPVHYDGAVLDTCGTGGDGSGTFNISTTAAFVAAGAGATVAKHGNRAASSACGSADVLEGLGVNIELDADGVARCLRTAGIGFMFAPKFHPAMRYAGPVRREIGIRTAFNILGPLTNPARARYQVLGVANAGLAEKLARALTRLDTIHALVVHGHGGLDELSLSGANIIFEVRAGQALRQFDLVPAELGLAPATTEAMRGGDVAANVATVRAILAGHDQGPKRDIVLLNAAAALVAADQAADIRAGLALARTSLASGAAHERMERMVTASQA; translated from the coding sequence ATGCCTATTCGCGATGCGATCATCCAGGTGGTGCGCGGCGGCGACTTGTCGCAGGCCGAGGCGGCGGCGGCGATGGAAGAGATCATGACCGGCGTGGCGACGCCCGCGCAGATCGCCGCGCTGCTGACCGCGCTACACCTGAAGGGCGAGACCGAGGCCGAGATCGCTGGGATGGCCCAGGTGATGCGCGAGAAGGCGACGCCGGTTCACTACGATGGTGCGGTGCTCGATACATGTGGCACGGGCGGCGATGGCTCGGGCACGTTTAATATCTCGACCACTGCGGCATTTGTGGCCGCCGGCGCGGGCGCCACGGTGGCCAAGCACGGCAATCGCGCGGCCTCGAGCGCCTGCGGCTCGGCCGATGTGCTCGAGGGCCTGGGTGTGAATATCGAGCTCGACGCCGATGGCGTGGCGCGCTGCCTGCGCACGGCCGGCATTGGCTTTATGTTTGCGCCGAAGTTCCACCCGGCGATGCGCTACGCCGGCCCGGTGCGCCGCGAGATCGGCATCCGCACGGCATTCAACATCCTCGGCCCGCTCACCAACCCGGCCCGCGCGCGCTACCAGGTGCTGGGCGTGGCCAATGCCGGCCTGGCCGAGAAGCTCGCCCGCGCGCTCACACGGCTCGATACCATCCACGCGCTGGTGGTGCATGGCCACGGCGGCCTCGATGAGCTGTCGCTCAGCGGCGCGAATATAATCTTCGAGGTGCGCGCCGGCCAGGCACTGCGCCAGTTCGATCTGGTGCCGGCCGAGCTGGGCCTGGCGCCAGCCACAACCGAGGCCATGCGCGGCGGCGACGTGGCCGCGAATGTTGCGACTGTGCGCGCGATCCTTGCCGGCCACGACCAGGGGCCGAAGCGCGATATTGTGCTGCTGAATGCCGCCGCCGCGCTGGTGGCCGCCGACCAGGCCGCCGATATACGCGCGGGCCTCGCGCTGGCGCGCACGAGCCTGGCCTCGGGCGCGGCCCACGAGCGCATGGAGCGTATGGTTACGGCAAGCCAGGCGTAG
- a CDS encoding ABC transporter ATP-binding protein: protein MASVLEATGITKRFGGLVAVNNVDFVIERGSISGLIGPNGAGKTTFFNMITGLYTPTTGTLLFDGVPLNGLKPHQVTSLGIGRTFQNIRLFANMTALENVMVGQHPRMRAGVFGTLIRSKAMSEEEERVRKRALDLLDFVGLGRRRADEVAKNLPYGDQRRLEVARALGTDPKLLLLDEPTAGMNPAETDDLTKLIFHLRSNYESPFRKEKGVTVLLIEHDMKVVMGISEKVTVLDHGAKISEGLPAQVQADPQVIEAYLGKGAAAHGKGGRKSSATAAIN, encoded by the coding sequence ATGGCGTCTGTCCTCGAAGCTACCGGCATCACCAAGCGCTTTGGCGGCCTCGTCGCGGTCAATAACGTCGACTTCGTGATCGAGCGCGGGTCGATCAGCGGCCTGATTGGCCCGAATGGCGCCGGCAAGACCACGTTCTTCAACATGATTACCGGCCTGTATACACCGACCACCGGCACACTGCTGTTCGACGGCGTGCCGCTGAATGGCCTGAAGCCACACCAGGTCACGTCGCTGGGTATCGGCCGTACCTTCCAGAACATTCGCCTGTTCGCGAATATGACCGCGCTCGAGAATGTGATGGTCGGCCAGCACCCGCGCATGCGCGCGGGCGTGTTCGGCACGCTGATCCGCTCGAAGGCCATGAGCGAGGAGGAGGAGCGGGTGCGCAAGCGCGCGCTCGATCTGCTCGACTTCGTGGGCCTGGGCCGCCGGCGCGCCGATGAGGTGGCCAAGAACCTGCCGTACGGCGACCAGCGCCGGCTCGAGGTGGCCCGCGCGCTGGGCACCGACCCGAAGCTGCTGCTGCTCGACGAGCCGACCGCCGGCATGAACCCGGCCGAAACCGACGACCTGACCAAGCTGATCTTCCACCTGCGCAGCAACTACGAGAGCCCGTTCCGTAAAGAGAAGGGCGTGACGGTGCTGCTGATCGAGCACGACATGAAGGTGGTGATGGGCATCTCCGAGAAGGTCACCGTGCTCGACCATGGCGCTAAGATCAGCGAAGGCCTGCCTGCGCAGGTGCAGGCCGACCCACAGGTGATCGAGGCCTACCTGGGCAAGGGCGCAGCCGCACACGGCAAGGGCGGGCGCAAGTCGTCGGCCACGGCGGCGATAAACTAG
- a CDS encoding ABC transporter ATP-binding protein — protein sequence MALLELNDVHTYYGNIHALKGISLTVEKGEIVTLIGSNGAGKSTTLRTISGITPPRQGQVTLEGKRIDQIPAHKVVNLGVLQSPEGRRIFPRLTVRENLEMGAFTRTDKDGIASDMERVFELFPRLKERVGQYGGTLSGGEQQMLAIGRALMGRPKVLLLDEPSMGLAPVLVEQIFDIIKDINAQGTTILLVEQNALMALGIAHRGYVLQTGQIVLSDSAKALSENETVQKAYLGME from the coding sequence ATGGCGCTGCTTGAACTCAACGACGTTCACACCTACTACGGCAACATCCACGCGCTCAAGGGCATTTCGCTGACGGTCGAGAAGGGCGAGATTGTCACGCTGATCGGCTCAAACGGTGCCGGCAAGAGCACCACGCTGCGCACGATCTCGGGCATCACGCCGCCGCGCCAGGGCCAGGTGACGCTCGAGGGCAAGCGCATCGACCAGATCCCCGCGCACAAGGTGGTGAACCTGGGCGTGCTGCAGTCGCCCGAGGGCCGGCGGATCTTCCCACGCCTGACCGTGCGCGAGAACCTTGAGATGGGCGCGTTTACGCGCACCGATAAGGATGGCATCGCCAGTGATATGGAGCGGGTGTTCGAGCTGTTCCCGCGGCTCAAAGAGCGCGTCGGCCAGTATGGCGGCACGCTCTCGGGCGGCGAGCAGCAGATGCTGGCGATTGGCCGCGCGCTGATGGGCCGGCCGAAGGTGCTGCTGCTCGACGAGCCATCGATGGGCCTGGCGCCGGTGCTGGTCGAGCAGATCTTCGATATCATTAAAGATATCAATGCCCAGGGCACCACCATCCTGCTGGTCGAGCAGAACGCGCTGATGGCACTGGGTATCGCGCACCGCGGCTACGTGCTGCAAACCGGCCAGATCGTGCTGTCGGACTCGGCCAAGGCGCTGAGCGAGAATGAGACCGTGCAGAAGGCCTACCTGGGTATGGAGTAG
- a CDS encoding TetR/AcrR family transcriptional regulator, with protein MKPGQLDRRVRRTRQLLNDALLALMHERPYDDITVQDILERADVGRSTFYTHFYDKDDLLLNGFARLHKLFEAHPGQPTPAEPFSLAFFRHVTGYRAEYRALLGNREGEQVLRQVERFLVARLSERLEHLVPPGSTDEQLRSMGLMHAASALFGLMAWWFEHDRPYSPEQMSALYSTMVLPGLCELLQIDRAVAGRLL; from the coding sequence ATGAAGCCCGGCCAGCTCGATCGGCGGGTGCGTCGAACTCGCCAGCTGCTGAACGATGCGCTACTGGCGCTGATGCACGAGCGCCCATACGACGATATCACCGTGCAAGATATCCTCGAGCGCGCTGATGTCGGCCGCTCAACCTTCTACACGCATTTCTACGACAAAGACGACCTGCTGCTGAATGGGTTCGCGCGGCTGCACAAGTTGTTCGAAGCGCATCCCGGCCAACCCACGCCGGCCGAGCCTTTCAGCCTGGCATTTTTTCGCCACGTTACTGGCTACCGGGCCGAATATCGTGCGCTGCTTGGCAATCGTGAGGGCGAGCAGGTGTTGCGGCAGGTCGAGCGCTTTCTGGTGGCGCGCTTGTCTGAGCGGCTCGAGCACCTTGTGCCGCCCGGTAGCACCGACGAGCAGCTGCGCAGCATGGGGCTGATGCACGCGGCTTCGGCGCTGTTCGGGCTGATGGCCTGGTGGTTCGAGCACGACCGGCCCTATAGCCCCGAGCAAATGAGCGCGCTGTATAGTACAATGGTGCTGCCGGGCCTCTGCGAGCTGCTGCAGATCGATCGGGCCGTGGCTGGGCGGTTGCTCTAA